The following proteins are co-located in the Sulfitobacter guttiformis genome:
- the tuf gene encoding elongation factor Tu, translating into MAKEKFERNKPHVNIGTIGHVDHGKTTLTAAITKYFGDFKAYDQIDGAPEEKARGITISTAHVEYETESRHYAHVDCPGHADYVKNMITGAAQMDGAILVVNAADGPMPQTREHILLGRQVGIPYMVVYMNKVDQVDDAELLELVEMEIRELLSKYEYPGDDIPIIPGSALHAMNGTQPEIGESSIVALMAAVDEYIPTPARAVDQPFLLPVEDVFSISGRGTVVTGRIERGVINVGDSIEIVGIRDTKTTTCTGVEMFRKLLDRGEAGDNVGVLLRGIDREGVERGQVLCKPKSVMPHTKFTAEAYILTKEEGGRHTPFFANYRPQFYFRTTDVTGTVQLPEGTEMVMPGDNLQFNVELIAPIAMEDGLRFAIREGGRTVGAGVVSKITE; encoded by the coding sequence ATGGCAAAGGAAAAGTTTGAACGTAACAAACCGCACGTCAACATTGGCACGATTGGCCACGTTGACCACGGTAAGACGACACTGACAGCTGCGATCACGAAGTATTTTGGTGATTTCAAAGCCTATGACCAGATTGACGGCGCGCCCGAAGAAAAAGCACGCGGCATCACGATTTCCACAGCCCACGTCGAGTATGAGACAGAGTCGCGCCACTATGCGCACGTCGATTGCCCCGGCCACGCGGACTATGTGAAGAACATGATCACCGGTGCGGCGCAGATGGACGGCGCGATCCTTGTTGTGAACGCAGCAGACGGCCCGATGCCACAGACGCGCGAGCACATCCTGCTTGGTCGTCAGGTTGGTATTCCGTACATGGTTGTGTACATGAACAAGGTTGATCAGGTCGACGACGCCGAACTGCTCGAGCTGGTTGAAATGGAAATCCGCGAGTTGCTCTCGAAGTACGAGTACCCCGGCGACGACATCCCGATCATCCCCGGGTCCGCGCTGCATGCAATGAACGGCACCCAGCCAGAAATCGGCGAGTCGTCGATTGTTGCTCTGATGGCCGCTGTTGACGAGTACATCCCGACACCTGCACGTGCTGTTGACCAGCCGTTCTTGTTGCCGGTGGAAGACGTGTTCTCGATTTCCGGTCGTGGTACAGTTGTGACAGGCCGTATCGAGCGTGGCGTGATCAACGTTGGCGACAGCATCGAGATCGTTGGTATCCGCGACACCAAAACAACGACCTGCACAGGCGTTGAAATGTTCCGCAAGTTGCTGGATCGTGGTGAAGCTGGTGATAACGTTGGTGTTCTGCTGCGCGGTATCGACCGTGAAGGCGTTGAGCGTGGTCAGGTTCTGTGTAAGCCAAAGTCGGTTATGCCACACACCAAGTTCACTGCAGAGGCGTATATCCTCACCAAAGAGGAAGGTGGCCGTCACACGCCATTCTTTGCGAACTACCGCCCACAGTTCTACTTCCGTACGACGGATGTGACCGGTACTGTACAGCTGCCAGAAGGCACTGAAATGGTTATGCCGGGCGACAACCTTCAGTTCAACGTAGAGCTGATCGCACCGATCGCGATGGAAGATGGTCTGCGCTTTGCGATCCGCGAAGGCGGCCGCACTGTTGGCGCGGGTGTTGTGTCAAAAATCACCGAGTAA